Proteins encoded within one genomic window of Bacillus thuringiensis:
- the spoVAD gene encoding stage V sporulation protein AD, whose protein sequence is MRLTGKQTWVFQNDIYVNATGTAVGPKEAEGPLGKDFDISYDDLHCEEENWELAERRLMSDSIQQVMQKGNVETSQIDFFLAGDLLNQTVTANYVARKWGIPFLGMFSACATSMETLAVGSAFIDGGFANRVLATVSSHNATAERQFRYPTEYGGQKPGTANSTVTGAGSILISKEKSAIKITAATIGKVQDLGIANPLDMGSAMAPAAAHTIQQHFEDLKRSAADYDLIVTGDLSAIGTPIAKQLLLEEGYDIGHIYNDCGLMIYDSGQEEVFAGGSGCACSAVVTYGHLLSEMQKGNLQRIFVVATGALLSPMMMQQKETIPTIAHGVVFERVKGE, encoded by the coding sequence ATGAGGTTGACAGGAAAGCAAACGTGGGTATTTCAAAATGATATTTATGTGAATGCAACCGGTACTGCTGTCGGTCCAAAAGAAGCTGAAGGCCCTCTTGGGAAGGATTTTGATATTTCATATGATGATTTACATTGCGAAGAGGAAAACTGGGAGCTTGCTGAACGAAGATTAATGTCAGATTCTATTCAACAAGTCATGCAAAAAGGAAATGTAGAAACATCACAAATTGATTTCTTTTTAGCGGGCGACTTATTAAATCAAACAGTAACAGCAAATTACGTTGCGCGTAAGTGGGGAATCCCTTTTTTAGGGATGTTTAGTGCTTGTGCGACTTCGATGGAGACTTTAGCAGTTGGATCAGCCTTTATAGACGGCGGATTCGCAAACCGTGTTTTAGCAACAGTAAGCAGTCATAATGCAACAGCTGAAAGACAGTTTCGTTATCCAACAGAGTATGGGGGACAAAAACCAGGAACAGCCAATTCCACAGTTACAGGTGCGGGATCCATATTAATTAGTAAAGAAAAAAGTGCCATTAAAATTACAGCGGCTACGATTGGAAAAGTGCAAGATTTAGGAATTGCGAATCCGTTAGATATGGGATCGGCGATGGCACCTGCTGCAGCTCATACAATTCAGCAGCATTTTGAAGATTTGAAGAGAAGTGCAGCCGATTACGATTTGATTGTTACCGGTGATTTATCAGCTATTGGGACACCAATAGCCAAACAACTGTTACTGGAAGAAGGTTATGATATTGGGCATATATATAACGATTGCGGATTAATGATTTATGATTCCGGTCAAGAAGAAGTATTTGCTGGTGGTAGTGGTTGTGCTTGTTCAGCTGTTGTCACATATGGTCATTTATTAAGCGAGATGCAAAAAGGGAATTTACAACGAATTTTTGTCGTTGCTACTGGTGCTTTATTAAGCCCAATGATGATGCAGCAGAAAGAAACAATTCCAACAATTGCACATGGTGTCGTATTTGAGAGAGTGAAGGGAGAGTGA
- the spoVAC gene encoding stage V sporulation protein AC, whose translation MTGRKLKDDYVNRVKEYHPKPNYFINCVKAFLVGGLICTIGEVLMKFYIHYFHFSEQEAGNPTVATLVLLSAILTGCGVYDKIGQFAGAGSAVPVTGFANSMASAALEHKSEGIVFGVATNMFKLAGSVIVFGVVGAYIIGLIRYTFQILMS comes from the coding sequence ATGACAGGACGAAAACTAAAGGATGATTACGTAAATAGAGTGAAGGAATACCATCCGAAACCAAATTATTTTATTAATTGTGTTAAGGCATTTCTTGTAGGTGGACTCATTTGTACAATCGGGGAAGTATTGATGAAATTTTATATACATTATTTTCATTTCAGTGAACAAGAGGCAGGAAACCCAACAGTTGCAACTCTTGTACTATTATCGGCGATTTTAACAGGTTGTGGTGTATATGATAAAATCGGTCAATTTGCTGGAGCAGGATCGGCCGTACCTGTTACGGGATTTGCGAATTCTATGGCGAGTGCTGCGCTAGAGCATAAAAGTGAAGGAATTGTGTTTGGTGTTGCTACAAACATGTTTAAGCTAGCGGGAAGTGTAATCGTTTTTGGGGTTGTTGGGGCATACATTATTGGGTTAATAAGATATACATTTCAAATTTTGATGTCCTAA
- a CDS encoding methionine/alanine import family NSS transporter small subunit, with amino-acid sequence MSGSAIMMMVIGIVVIWGGLALSIANLFKKKA; translated from the coding sequence ATGAGTGGATCAGCGATTATGATGATGGTTATTGGAATAGTAGTCATTTGGGGAGGGCTCGCATTAAGTATTGCAAATTTATTTAAGAAAAAGGCATAA
- the spoIIAB gene encoding anti-sigma F factor: MRNEMNLQFSALSQNESFARVTVAAFIAQLDPTMEELTEIKTVVSEAVTNAIIHGYEGNAEGVVYISVILEEAMVKLTIRDEGIGIFDLDEARQPLFTTKPELERSGMGFTIMENFMDEVEVISNESFGTTIHLTKYLSNSNALCN, translated from the coding sequence ATGAGAAATGAAATGAACCTTCAATTTTCAGCATTAAGTCAAAATGAATCGTTCGCTCGCGTTACAGTAGCTGCTTTCATTGCGCAACTAGACCCAACGATGGAAGAACTTACGGAGATTAAAACAGTTGTGTCAGAAGCAGTTACAAATGCAATTATTCATGGGTACGAGGGAAATGCAGAAGGTGTTGTTTATATTTCTGTAATTTTGGAAGAAGCAATGGTGAAACTCACGATTCGAGATGAAGGGATTGGCATCTTTGATTTAGATGAAGCAAGACAACCCCTTTTTACAACTAAACCTGAATTAGAGCGTTCCGGAATGGGATTTACTATCATGGAAAATTTTATGGATGAAGTAGAAGTTATTTCAAACGAATCTTTCGGGACAACAATCCATTTGACAAAATACTTATCAAATAGTAACGCTCTATGCAATTAA
- a CDS encoding sodium-dependent transporter, with translation METRQQWGTRAGFIFAAVGSAVGLGNIWRFPYTAYENGGGAFFLPYLFALLTTGISLLAFEFALGHRHRGSAPLTFFRIHRRAEFIGWWQMCVTFIVSTYYAVIIAWSISYTYFAITGAWGKDTQSFLFKEYLHVADKPGQFGGLVPEVLIPLALVWVIVLGVAFKGVKKGIEVVNRIFIPLLVVMFLIIVVRAVTMEGAMQGLDAFFKPDWSRIFDGKVWLAAYGQIFFSLSLAFGIMITYSSYLPKNSDTTNNAFITGFANSGFELLAGIGVFAALGFMANNMGVPVDKVASAGVGLAFVVFPQIINELPMSPLFGVLFFLSLTVAGITSLISLAEVCFAAVSEKFSLSRQKTIGIMGTLLVLVSLVFATRGGLMFLDVVDYFANNFGLISIALAEVVTIGLILRRLPVYQNHANFVSDIKLGTFWRVSLLVITPLMLGYMLIDGTIQNIKKNYGDYPTEFVVTYGWSIAAAFLIVALIISLKKWNSQIHSDSAKLEKEWKDRGVS, from the coding sequence ATGGAAACGAGGCAACAATGGGGAACAAGGGCTGGATTTATTTTCGCAGCGGTCGGCTCTGCCGTTGGATTAGGAAACATATGGCGTTTTCCTTATACAGCGTATGAAAATGGAGGAGGCGCATTCTTTTTACCGTACTTATTCGCATTATTAACGACTGGTATTTCATTATTAGCGTTTGAATTTGCTCTTGGGCATCGTCACCGTGGTTCAGCGCCGCTTACGTTTTTCCGTATTCATCGGCGTGCTGAATTCATTGGATGGTGGCAAATGTGTGTAACGTTTATCGTTTCAACATATTATGCAGTAATTATTGCTTGGTCTATTTCATATACGTACTTTGCAATTACTGGAGCATGGGGGAAAGACACGCAATCATTTTTATTTAAAGAGTACTTACATGTTGCAGATAAGCCAGGGCAGTTTGGGGGGCTTGTGCCGGAAGTATTAATTCCATTAGCTCTCGTTTGGGTTATTGTGCTTGGCGTTGCATTCAAAGGAGTTAAAAAAGGAATTGAAGTGGTTAACCGTATTTTCATTCCTTTACTAGTTGTTATGTTCCTTATTATCGTAGTTCGTGCAGTGACGATGGAAGGTGCGATGCAAGGATTAGATGCATTCTTCAAACCAGATTGGAGTCGTATTTTTGATGGGAAAGTATGGCTTGCTGCTTATGGTCAAATTTTCTTTAGCTTATCTTTAGCGTTTGGAATTATGATTACGTATTCTAGTTATTTACCGAAAAACTCAGATACAACAAATAATGCCTTTATTACTGGTTTTGCAAACTCAGGATTTGAATTATTAGCAGGAATTGGGGTCTTTGCAGCTCTTGGATTTATGGCAAACAATATGGGAGTACCAGTTGATAAAGTAGCAAGTGCTGGTGTAGGACTTGCATTTGTAGTATTCCCGCAAATTATTAATGAATTACCGATGTCACCGTTATTTGGCGTATTATTTTTCTTATCATTAACGGTTGCCGGAATTACATCTCTCATCTCGCTTGCGGAAGTATGCTTTGCTGCCGTATCTGAAAAGTTCAGCTTAAGTCGCCAAAAAACAATTGGAATTATGGGGACGCTTCTCGTACTAGTTTCTCTTGTTTTTGCAACACGTGGCGGGCTTATGTTCCTAGATGTTGTGGATTATTTCGCTAATAACTTCGGATTAATTTCAATTGCATTAGCCGAAGTAGTTACGATAGGACTCATTCTACGCCGTTTACCAGTTTATCAAAATCACGCAAACTTCGTATCTGATATTAAGTTAGGGACGTTTTGGAGAGTGAGTTTACTCGTTATTACCCCGCTTATGTTAGGGTACATGTTAATTGATGGTACAATCCAAAATATTAAAAAGAATTATGGAGATTACCCAACGGAGTTTGTCGTAACGTATGGTTGGTCAATTGCAGCAGCGTTCCTTATCGTTGCGTTAATCATTAGTTTAAAGAAATGGAATTCACAAATACATTCAGATTCTGCTAAGCTTGAAAAAGAATGGAAAGATCGGGGTGTTTCATAA
- the sigF gene encoding RNA polymerase sporulation sigma factor SigF, giving the protein MDIEVKNEKKKPQLKDHELKALIQQSQDGDQQARDTIVQSNMRLVWSVVQRFLNRGYEPDDLFQIGCIGLLKSVDKFDLSFDVKFSTYAVPMIIGEIQRFLRDDGSVKVSRSLKETGNKIRKMRDELSKEFGRAPTINEVAEALELTPEEVVLAQEASRAPSSIHETVYENDGDPITILDQIADQSETKWFDKIALKEAIRELDERERLIVYLRYYKDQTQSEVAERIGISQVQVSRLEKKILKQMKDRIDE; this is encoded by the coding sequence ATGGACATAGAGGTCAAAAATGAGAAGAAGAAACCTCAGTTAAAGGACCACGAGCTAAAAGCGTTAATTCAACAAAGTCAAGATGGAGATCAACAAGCGAGAGATACAATCGTTCAAAGTAATATGCGTCTCGTATGGTCGGTTGTGCAGCGTTTTCTTAATCGAGGATACGAACCAGACGATTTATTTCAAATTGGATGTATTGGGCTCTTAAAATCGGTAGATAAATTTGATTTATCTTTCGACGTGAAATTTTCAACATATGCAGTTCCAATGATTATTGGAGAAATACAACGATTTTTACGTGATGATGGATCAGTGAAAGTAAGCAGGTCTTTAAAAGAAACAGGAAATAAAATTCGAAAGATGAGAGACGAGCTTTCGAAAGAATTCGGAAGGGCCCCAACGATTAATGAAGTAGCCGAAGCGTTAGAACTAACGCCAGAGGAAGTGGTTCTGGCGCAAGAAGCGAGTCGAGCTCCTTCATCTATACATGAAACGGTGTATGAAAACGACGGGGACCCAATTACTATTTTAGATCAAATTGCGGATCAATCTGAAACGAAATGGTTTGATAAAATTGCTTTAAAAGAAGCAATTAGAGAATTAGATGAGCGAGAACGTTTAATCGTGTATTTACGCTACTATAAAGATCAAACCCAATCAGAAGTAGCAGAGCGCATAGGCATTTCGCAAGTACAAGTTTCAAGACTTGAAAAGAAAATATTAAAACAGATGAAAGATCGAATAGATGAATAG
- the spoVAA gene encoding stage V sporulation protein SpoVAA, which yields MEQTIYIKMRNRLKVSPTYEVKLGDVAQLAGDALVVQSLRDEVVYKITAHDKTHVVIDVMRIIEIIQRKAADIQINLLGSGQTLVEIIYEKKKVHPIFFGLVWLLLFIGAALAIIYFHEDVSMQQVHQRLYYMITGEFKAQPLLFQIPYSLGLGLGMVLFFNHVFQKRINEEPSPLEVEMFQYQQSLDQYVIVHENKDNMKQLADD from the coding sequence TTGGAACAAACAATTTATATTAAAATGCGTAATCGATTAAAAGTTTCTCCTACGTATGAAGTAAAGCTCGGTGATGTTGCTCAACTTGCCGGAGATGCTTTAGTGGTTCAATCGTTACGGGATGAGGTAGTTTACAAAATAACAGCGCATGATAAGACGCATGTTGTAATTGATGTTATGAGAATAATTGAGATTATTCAAAGGAAAGCGGCCGATATACAAATTAATTTACTCGGTTCTGGACAAACTCTTGTTGAAATTATATATGAAAAAAAGAAAGTACATCCAATTTTCTTCGGACTTGTATGGTTGTTACTTTTTATTGGAGCAGCCCTTGCGATCATTTATTTTCATGAAGATGTAAGCATGCAACAAGTGCACCAACGGTTATATTACATGATTACGGGAGAATTTAAGGCGCAACCACTTTTATTTCAAATTCCTTATTCATTAGGTCTTGGGTTAGGTATGGTTTTATTTTTTAATCATGTATTTCAAAAGCGTATTAATGAAGAGCCGAGTCCGTTAGAAGTAGAGATGTTCCAATACCAGCAGTCACTTGATCAATATGTAATTGTTCATGAAAACAAGGACAATATGAAACAACTTGCCGATGATTGA
- the spoIIAA gene encoding anti-sigma F factor antagonist: MSLSMQLEVKRDVLCVRLAGELDHHTAEELRTKVTDMIETHGVHHIVLSLENLSFMDSSGLGVILGRYKHVKGLGGEMVVCAISPPVKRLFEMSGLFKIVRLEESEAHALATLGVA, translated from the coding sequence GTGAGTCTTTCCATGCAATTAGAAGTAAAACGTGACGTCCTATGTGTGAGACTAGCGGGTGAATTAGATCATCATACTGCTGAAGAGTTGCGAACGAAAGTAACAGATATGATTGAGACACATGGTGTTCATCATATTGTGTTGAGCCTAGAGAACTTATCGTTTATGGATAGTTCTGGTTTAGGTGTTATATTAGGCCGATATAAGCATGTAAAAGGATTAGGTGGAGAAATGGTTGTTTGTGCAATTTCACCGCCTGTTAAACGTTTATTTGAAATGTCGGGCTTATTTAAAATTGTTCGCTTAGAAGAAAGTGAAGCGCATGCGCTCGCGACGTTGGGGGTGGCATAA
- the spoVAB gene encoding stage V sporulation protein SpoVAB yields MIESGFVILIALAGGIAVGSGYVAFLAVLGIIPRLAQLTRSGKHIQYFEWAVIAGTLTGAWCSLKNITFQTSQYWLVILGIFCGTFIGMLAAALTEVLNVLPILAKRVGVEGKIVVLLVALVLGKVIGSLFHWIYFVK; encoded by the coding sequence ATGATTGAATCTGGGTTTGTTATTTTAATTGCTTTAGCAGGAGGAATTGCAGTAGGTAGCGGATATGTCGCATTTTTAGCTGTACTTGGTATAATCCCTCGTCTAGCTCAATTAACGAGAAGTGGAAAGCACATTCAATATTTTGAGTGGGCAGTTATTGCAGGTACGTTAACAGGAGCTTGGTGTAGTTTGAAAAACATTACATTTCAAACGTCCCAATATTGGCTTGTTATATTAGGAATATTTTGTGGCACATTCATTGGAATGCTCGCTGCCGCATTAACAGAAGTGTTAAATGTTTTACCTATTTTAGCGAAACGAGTAGGGGTAGAGGGGAAAATTGTTGTTTTGCTCGTTGCTCTTGTACTTGGAAAAGTAATAGGCTCGTTGTTTCACTGGATTTATTTCGTAAAGTAG